In one window of Pseudodesulfovibrio sp. S3 DNA:
- a CDS encoding MATE family efflux transporter — MPNNDLTARMSHAPTRTIWNLAWPQLLMTMFHVLIGMADVWVAGYINREVQASLGIITQSLFFLLVVAMAVANGSVAAISQSIGAGLEKRAKRYIGLCLILACLLGAIFLFLGLPLKNMLLSALQVPFEMRPVTQYFLTVFLLLLPSYYMLLITNAIFRARKQVFYPLYCMIIVTSLNTVLDLGLGLGWFGMPNIGYKGLAWATFGSVTAGAMFNLITLARQGLLKRESFAPWRWMKRAIPYLLKVAWPSGLMQVVWQSGYLVLYAITASLPGGAVNALAGMSIGLRIESLLFMPAMAFNMTASILVGHYLGAREPEEAKRFGFRILGIGLISITLFALVVWQFIVPWVDLFTRDAVVAVQAVNYLKWNLLAVPFTLTSMILAGALNGAGATLYNMLIMGTATWGLRLPLAYCLGHVFMNEAEGIWIAMFCSQIMQSSALLYFFTFKNWQRFAMIKKRNGQQG; from the coding sequence ATGCCCAACAACGATCTTACAGCCCGAATGTCGCACGCCCCCACCAGGACCATCTGGAATCTGGCCTGGCCGCAGTTGCTGATGACCATGTTCCATGTGCTCATCGGCATGGCTGACGTATGGGTGGCCGGGTACATCAACCGTGAGGTCCAGGCTTCCCTGGGCATCATCACCCAATCCCTGTTCTTCCTCCTGGTGGTAGCCATGGCCGTGGCCAACGGCTCTGTGGCCGCCATCAGCCAGTCCATCGGAGCAGGCCTGGAAAAACGTGCCAAACGGTATATCGGCCTGTGCCTGATCCTGGCCTGCCTGCTCGGCGCTATATTCCTGTTCCTGGGCCTGCCCCTGAAAAACATGCTGCTGTCCGCCCTGCAGGTGCCTTTTGAGATGCGCCCTGTTACCCAGTATTTTCTGACCGTTTTCCTGCTCCTGCTGCCCTCCTACTACATGCTGCTGATCACCAACGCCATCTTCCGGGCGCGCAAGCAGGTATTCTACCCTCTTTACTGTATGATAATCGTGACCTCGCTCAACACCGTCCTCGACCTCGGGCTGGGGCTGGGCTGGTTCGGCATGCCGAATATCGGCTACAAAGGGCTGGCCTGGGCCACTTTCGGCTCGGTCACTGCCGGAGCAATGTTCAACCTGATCACACTCGCACGACAGGGCCTGCTCAAACGAGAGAGTTTCGCCCCCTGGCGCTGGATGAAACGGGCCATTCCCTACCTGCTCAAGGTGGCCTGGCCCTCCGGGCTGATGCAGGTCGTCTGGCAGTCCGGCTACCTGGTGCTCTACGCCATCACCGCCAGCCTGCCGGGCGGCGCAGTGAATGCCCTGGCTGGCATGTCCATCGGCCTGCGCATCGAGTCCCTGCTGTTCATGCCCGCCATGGCCTTCAACATGACCGCGAGCATTCTTGTGGGCCACTACCTGGGCGCAAGAGAACCGGAAGAAGCCAAGAGATTCGGCTTCCGCATTCTCGGCATAGGACTGATCTCCATAACGCTCTTCGCCCTGGTGGTCTGGCAGTTCATCGTTCCCTGGGTGGACCTGTTCACCCGCGATGCAGTCGTGGCCGTCCAGGCCGTGAACTATCTCAAATGGAACCTGCTGGCCGTTCCCTTTACCCTGACCAGCATGATCCTGGCCGGAGCCCTCAACGGGGCCGGGGCCACCCTGTACAATATGCTCATCATGGGCACCGCCACCTGGGGCCTACGCCTGCCCCTGGCCTACTGTCTCGGCCACGTCTTCATGAACGAAGCCGAAGGCATCTGGATAGCCATGTTCTGCTCCCAGATAATGCAATCCTCTGCCCTGCTCTACTTCTTCACCTTCAAGAACTGGCAACGTTTCGCCATGATCAAAAAACGAAACGGCCAACAAGGATAA
- a CDS encoding phosphatidylglycerol lysyltransferase domain-containing protein — MHLNFEPISLDRQDEYHKALTQCPQLVTSDFSFANIFGWADHYGLEWAFNKGLCFIRQTKPETICWAPVGDWEQYDWNNCRAMGEGKRFTRVPEALTRLWSIAYGNKITIEESRAHWDYVYSVEELISLKGKKFHKKKNLLNQFLKNYPYTYESMAPECVEEVLVMQDEWYKWYEENNPSEALKAENHAITRVLQHIDQIKGLMGATIRVEGKVIAYTVAEPLCEDSLVIHFEKGDIRYKGVYQAINQMFLENDAAEFTNVNREQDLGDEGLRKAKLSYNPTFFLKKFEAQLF, encoded by the coding sequence ATGCACCTCAACTTCGAACCGATCTCCCTTGACAGGCAGGACGAATACCACAAGGCCCTGACCCAATGTCCGCAACTGGTGACCAGCGATTTCTCCTTTGCCAATATCTTCGGATGGGCCGACCACTACGGATTGGAATGGGCCTTCAACAAAGGGCTTTGCTTCATTCGCCAGACCAAGCCCGAGACCATCTGCTGGGCTCCGGTGGGCGATTGGGAACAATATGACTGGAACAATTGCCGAGCCATGGGCGAAGGCAAGCGCTTTACCCGTGTTCCGGAGGCCCTGACCCGGCTCTGGTCCATCGCCTACGGCAACAAGATCACCATAGAGGAGAGTCGCGCCCACTGGGACTACGTTTACTCAGTCGAAGAGCTGATCTCTCTCAAGGGTAAAAAATTCCATAAGAAAAAGAACCTGCTGAACCAATTTCTAAAGAACTATCCCTACACCTATGAATCCATGGCCCCGGAATGTGTTGAAGAGGTGCTGGTGATGCAGGACGAATGGTACAAGTGGTACGAGGAGAACAATCCATCCGAGGCGCTCAAGGCCGAAAACCACGCCATCACCCGCGTGCTGCAACACATCGATCAGATCAAGGGACTCATGGGTGCAACCATCCGCGTGGAGGGCAAGGTCATAGCCTACACCGTGGCCGAACCGTTGTGCGAGGACTCCCTGGTCATCCACTTCGAGAAGGGCGACATCCGCTACAAGGGCGTATATCAAGCCATCAACCAGATGTTTCTGGAAAACGATGCCGCAGAATTCACCAACGTCAACCGGGAACAGGATCTGGGTGACGAAGGCCTGCGCAAGGCAAAGCTTTCGTATAATCCCACATTCTTCCTCAAGAAATTTGAAGCCCAACTGTTCTAG
- a CDS encoding alkaline phosphatase family protein, whose protein sequence is MSLLLPSQPRRRLVVLGLDGLSLDLAKTLGASLPNIGRIAAEATTVRAELPELSPVNWTSFFTGTGPEGHGIFGFSRIDPDTYALRISGRTDVTGPTIFDLLGDKGLISRVINLPNTYPAHPMRGMLVSGFVAHDLEHAAYPPFLKAKLEEINYKLEADTNRGKSDLGYLLDELRLTLQSRLNALDLLWPDLGWDLFIHVFTETDRLFHFFMDAVLHLDHPDHLDCMAFLAEWDHALGVFLERYDALAGPKRLMVLADHGFTEIKTEICLNTWLMQEGLLTLTGPPKDEWDTRSIASESKAFALDPGRIYIHAKDRFRRGLIDPEEALALQERIATGLMALKYNGEPVMKAVHPAASLYPGASSDQLPDLVCQSHPGFDLKAKFDRSDIFGLHGRTGTHTVDGAIYMDTEHSRPERIRNVGDLILQHFDITR, encoded by the coding sequence ATGTCCCTGCTTCTTCCCTCCCAACCACGCAGGCGACTGGTTGTCCTCGGCCTGGACGGACTGTCGCTCGACCTGGCTAAAACGCTCGGCGCCTCCCTGCCGAACATAGGCCGCATAGCCGCAGAAGCCACGACCGTGCGGGCAGAACTGCCCGAACTCTCGCCCGTGAACTGGACCTCGTTTTTCACCGGGACCGGACCGGAGGGACATGGAATATTCGGATTCTCCCGCATCGATCCAGATACGTATGCACTGCGCATATCCGGCAGAACGGACGTCACCGGCCCGACAATCTTCGACCTGCTTGGTGATAAGGGGCTGATATCTCGAGTGATCAACCTGCCGAACACCTACCCGGCACACCCCATGCGCGGGATGCTCGTGTCCGGTTTTGTGGCTCATGATCTGGAACATGCGGCATACCCGCCATTTCTTAAGGCAAAACTTGAAGAAATCAATTACAAGCTCGAAGCAGACACCAACCGGGGCAAAAGCGATCTCGGCTATCTGCTCGATGAATTGCGCCTGACCCTGCAATCCCGCCTGAACGCCCTAGACCTGCTCTGGCCTGATCTCGGCTGGGATCTGTTCATTCATGTCTTCACCGAGACGGACCGGCTGTTCCATTTTTTCATGGACGCAGTCCTCCACCTGGACCACCCGGATCACCTGGATTGCATGGCATTCCTGGCCGAGTGGGATCACGCCCTGGGGGTATTCCTCGAACGATACGACGCCCTTGCCGGCCCCAAAAGGCTCATGGTGCTGGCCGACCACGGATTCACCGAGATCAAGACCGAAATATGCCTCAACACCTGGCTCATGCAAGAGGGCCTGCTCACTCTGACCGGTCCTCCAAAGGATGAATGGGATACCAGGTCCATTGCATCAGAATCAAAGGCGTTCGCTCTGGACCCTGGCCGCATATACATTCACGCCAAAGACCGGTTCCGACGCGGTTTAATCGACCCGGAGGAGGCATTGGCCCTACAGGAACGCATCGCCACCGGGCTGATGGCGTTGAAGTACAACGGCGAACCGGTCATGAAGGCCGTGCACCCCGCCGCAAGTCTCTATCCCGGCGCATCTTCTGACCAACTGCCCGATCTGGTCTGCCAGTCACACCCCGGTTTCGACCTCAAGGCCAAATTCGACCGCAGCGACATTTTTGGTTTGCATGGACGGACCGGGACACATACGGTGGACGGAGCCATCTACATGGACACGGAACATTCCCGGCCCGAAAGGATTCGGAATGTCGGCGACCTGATTTTACAACATTTCGACATCACAAGATAA
- a CDS encoding ATP-dependent helicase, whose product MSIDFENDLNEAQREAVTTTEGPVLVIAGAGSGKTRTIVYRLAHLVEQGVDPAQILLLTFTRKSAQEMLARTEDILGRSLHGTSGGTFHSFAYATLRQNAMDIGFENGFTLMDRADSENICKEVRGDLKLGKGDRSYPKKSTLLDMITKSRNKELPIEAILEREAYHLNPYLEDLLQISDGYARFKRGHALVDYDDLLFLLDRLLEENEPLRNQLQTRYQYIMVDEYQDTNLVQARIVKHLAGRKGNVMAVGDDAQSIYAFRGANVANILEFPQIFEGTKIIRLEKNYRSVQPILDLTNEILKGATTKFEKHLYSDLKSDKLPEVVHPLSDQTQARLVVDQILEFKRKYLLHDVAVLFRAGYQSFPLEVALTRIGIDYQKYGGIRFHEAAHIKDVLSYIRLVLNPHDLLAWQRAMEHIKGVGPKTVTKIYTAMHTRDDKYMAKALKKHEPLKELLTELDKLRSSPPKPSAVLESILAYYQPILMEKYPDDYPKRQAGLEQLSQISVGYSDMEQFIGDLSLDGDPEDEKRKENAVVLSTVHSAKGLEWSAVIIIDLVEDRFPSRKAMQRAEDLEEERRLMYVACTRAKEHLKLFVPSSVYNRASGMSEPTLPSPFILELPDTVFDRMNESYGGGLEQRRRSIPHSPRPVVEDESPAFGSTTPKVDPSKMGFCRHKIFGKGKIIAHIEPNKYRVNFPGFGLKVIIGDYLELI is encoded by the coding sequence ATGAGCATAGATTTTGAAAACGACCTGAACGAGGCCCAGCGCGAGGCCGTGACCACCACCGAAGGGCCGGTGCTGGTCATAGCCGGTGCAGGTTCGGGCAAGACACGGACCATCGTTTACCGGTTGGCCCACCTGGTCGAACAGGGCGTGGACCCTGCCCAGATCCTGCTCCTGACCTTCACCCGAAAATCCGCCCAGGAAATGCTGGCGCGGACAGAGGACATCCTCGGACGCTCCCTGCACGGAACCTCCGGCGGCACCTTCCACTCCTTTGCCTATGCCACGCTGCGCCAGAATGCCATGGACATCGGCTTTGAGAACGGCTTCACCCTCATGGACCGGGCCGACTCCGAGAACATCTGCAAGGAAGTCAGAGGCGACCTGAAGCTCGGCAAAGGGGACCGCTCCTATCCCAAGAAAAGCACCCTGCTGGACATGATCACCAAGTCCCGCAACAAGGAGCTTCCCATCGAGGCCATCCTGGAGCGCGAGGCCTACCACCTGAACCCCTACCTTGAAGACCTGCTGCAAATTTCCGACGGATATGCCCGGTTCAAGCGTGGTCACGCCCTGGTCGACTACGACGACCTGCTCTTTCTGCTGGACAGGCTCCTGGAGGAAAACGAACCGCTCAGGAACCAGCTCCAGACACGCTATCAGTACATCATGGTGGACGAATATCAGGACACCAACCTGGTCCAGGCCCGCATCGTCAAGCACCTGGCAGGCCGCAAGGGCAATGTCATGGCCGTTGGGGACGATGCCCAGTCCATCTACGCCTTTCGCGGCGCCAATGTCGCAAACATACTGGAATTCCCCCAAATATTTGAAGGCACCAAGATCATCCGCCTGGAAAAGAATTATCGATCCGTGCAGCCCATCCTCGACCTGACCAATGAGATACTCAAGGGCGCGACCACCAAATTCGAGAAACACCTCTACTCGGACCTCAAAAGCGACAAACTGCCCGAGGTGGTGCATCCCCTGAGCGACCAGACCCAGGCGAGGCTGGTGGTGGACCAGATCCTGGAATTCAAGCGGAAGTACCTGCTCCACGATGTGGCCGTGCTCTTCCGGGCGGGATACCAATCCTTCCCCCTGGAAGTGGCCCTGACGCGCATCGGTATCGACTACCAGAAATACGGCGGCATCCGGTTCCACGAAGCCGCCCACATCAAGGATGTTCTCTCCTACATCAGGCTGGTGCTCAATCCGCACGACCTGTTGGCCTGGCAACGGGCCATGGAACACATCAAGGGAGTCGGTCCCAAGACCGTGACCAAGATTTACACGGCCATGCACACCAGGGACGACAAGTACATGGCCAAGGCGCTGAAGAAACACGAGCCGCTCAAGGAACTGCTGACGGAGCTGGACAAACTGCGTTCTTCGCCTCCCAAACCCTCAGCCGTACTGGAATCCATCCTCGCTTACTACCAGCCCATCCTCATGGAGAAATACCCGGACGACTACCCCAAGCGCCAGGCCGGACTGGAACAACTCAGCCAGATTTCAGTGGGCTATTCGGACATGGAGCAATTCATCGGCGACCTCAGCCTGGACGGCGACCCCGAGGATGAAAAACGCAAGGAAAACGCGGTGGTACTGTCCACAGTCCACTCGGCCAAGGGGCTGGAATGGTCTGCGGTCATCATCATCGACCTGGTGGAGGACCGCTTTCCGTCCCGCAAGGCCATGCAGCGCGCCGAGGACCTGGAAGAGGAACGCCGCCTGATGTACGTGGCCTGCACCCGTGCCAAGGAGCATCTCAAGCTGTTCGTGCCCAGTTCAGTCTACAACCGGGCCAGCGGCATGTCCGAGCCGACCCTGCCCAGTCCTTTCATTCTCGAACTGCCGGACACGGTCTTTGACCGCATGAACGAGTCCTATGGCGGCGGTCTGGAGCAGCGGCGCAGGTCCATACCCCATTCTCCGCGCCCGGTTGTCGAAGACGAATCCCCAGCGTTCGGCTCGACCACGCCCAAGGTCGATCCTTCCAAGATGGGCTTCTGTCGGCACAAGATTTTCGGCAAAGGCAAGATCATTGCCCATATCGAACCGAACAAATACAGGGTGAACTTCCCCGGCTTCGGCCTCAAGGTCATCATCGGGGACTACCTCGAACTTATCTGA
- the thiL gene encoding thiamine-phosphate kinase, which yields MKSEAQFLELIDTYFPREHDFLTLGRGDDCAVLAGGREYCVSSDIFLEDVHFRRDYFSAADIGYKALAVNVSDIAAMGAKPVAFTLDLMVPPGLDDAFWNDFFKSMSSLAKQNDMVLAGGDLSRSDRLGMSISIYGVAGSTGFLRRGKCAYGDILFTVGDIGLARAGLMALEAAGVKARETLPAAVMAHLRPKPKVMIGTLLNAAGIKGLMDVSDGLARDLPRFLGPNLGADLHIDVSRLNSNLITFAETVNVDPVEFAVLGGEDYALLGAVSPFEAGKAESVPGFMKIGTVTKTPGIILNDKPFTTEGFDHFGK from the coding sequence ATGAAAAGTGAAGCACAATTCCTGGAACTGATCGATACCTACTTCCCCCGCGAGCACGATTTCCTCACTCTTGGCCGGGGTGACGATTGCGCCGTGCTGGCGGGCGGCAGGGAATACTGCGTCTCCTCCGATATCTTTCTGGAAGATGTCCACTTCCGGCGCGATTATTTCTCCGCGGCAGACATCGGCTACAAGGCGTTGGCCGTCAATGTCAGCGATATCGCCGCCATGGGGGCCAAACCAGTGGCCTTTACCCTGGACCTCATGGTCCCCCCCGGCCTGGACGACGCCTTCTGGAACGACTTCTTCAAATCCATGTCCTCACTGGCCAAACAGAACGACATGGTGCTGGCGGGCGGTGATCTGAGCCGGTCCGATCGCCTGGGCATGTCCATCTCCATCTACGGCGTTGCCGGCTCCACCGGGTTTCTCAGACGCGGCAAGTGCGCCTACGGCGACATACTGTTCACCGTAGGCGACATCGGCCTGGCCAGGGCCGGGCTCATGGCTCTCGAAGCAGCGGGCGTCAAAGCTCGGGAAACGCTGCCAGCCGCTGTCATGGCCCACCTGCGGCCCAAGCCCAAGGTCATGATCGGCACCCTGCTCAATGCCGCCGGAATCAAGGGACTGATGGACGTTTCCGACGGCCTGGCCCGTGACCTGCCCCGCTTTCTCGGCCCCAACCTGGGAGCCGACCTGCACATCGATGTGTCCAGACTGAACAGCAACCTCATCACTTTCGCAGAAACCGTAAACGTTGACCCAGTGGAATTCGCCGTGCTCGGCGGGGAAGACTACGCCCTGCTCGGAGCAGTCTCCCCGTTCGAAGCGGGCAAGGCCGAATCCGTTCCCGGCTTCATGAAAATCGGTACCGTGACCAAGACACCGGGCATCATCCTCAATGACAAACCTTTCACCACCGAGGGATTCGACCACTTCGGCAAATAA
- the tsaA gene encoding tRNA (N6-threonylcarbamoyladenosine(37)-N6)-methyltransferase TrmO gives MDKELVIIGTIRSPIKDLATAPKMENEAGAARVRIDLDPAYAQGLDSMEPGAQLELFTWFHKSKRDVLMVHPRGRVEVPMRGVFTTRSPSRPNPIGLHRVTLVAIEEPCTLVVEPLEAIDGTPVIDIKPIPKGY, from the coding sequence ATGGACAAGGAACTGGTCATCATAGGCACCATTCGCTCCCCAATAAAGGATTTGGCCACGGCCCCCAAAATGGAAAATGAAGCCGGGGCGGCCCGCGTTCGCATCGATCTGGACCCGGCCTATGCCCAGGGCCTGGACTCCATGGAACCCGGTGCACAACTCGAACTCTTCACCTGGTTCCACAAGTCCAAACGGGATGTGCTCATGGTCCACCCCAGAGGCCGGGTAGAGGTTCCCATGCGCGGCGTATTCACCACCCGATCCCCGTCCCGCCCCAACCCCATAGGACTGCACCGCGTCACCCTGGTGGCCATAGAAGAACCCTGCACGCTGGTGGTGGAGCCGCTGGAGGCCATCGACGGCACCCCTGTCATCGACATCAAGCCGATCCCCAAGGGATATTAG
- a CDS encoding alpha/beta hydrolase, whose translation MDLFEAVETTGENQVGGWVQTTDGVRLWVEIRGTGRPVVLVHGWTMSSIFWRRQAQLADAFQVVTVDLRGHGRSQTTPRGHNIPRYATDVREVITALNLRNAMLTGWSMGGSVVLEYWHQYGRDRLDGIGLVETGPYPMSSAPWNNHKCHGHNMEAMQEDLTAMRLDRKGFAQRFVNAMFLSGQAPEHALKWMQTEQLKAPTDIATAIYEDYAQRDYTPLLPSISCPTLVVYGRSRHMCFGPSAGRFVAGSIPDSRFAILDKSGHLPFYEQPEAFNESMTHFLNQLDA comes from the coding sequence ATGGACCTTTTCGAAGCCGTTGAAACCACCGGTGAAAACCAGGTCGGCGGATGGGTGCAGACCACGGACGGCGTCCGGTTGTGGGTGGAAATCCGAGGAACAGGCCGCCCGGTCGTTCTTGTCCACGGATGGACCATGAGTTCGATCTTCTGGCGGCGGCAGGCCCAGTTGGCCGATGCCTTCCAGGTCGTCACCGTGGACCTGCGCGGCCACGGACGCTCACAGACCACGCCTCGCGGGCACAATATCCCCCGCTATGCCACGGATGTACGTGAAGTCATCACCGCACTGAACTTGAGAAACGCCATGCTCACGGGATGGTCCATGGGCGGATCCGTGGTTTTGGAATACTGGCATCAATACGGCCGGGACAGGCTCGACGGGATCGGCCTGGTGGAAACCGGCCCCTACCCCATGTCGTCAGCCCCCTGGAACAACCACAAATGCCACGGCCACAACATGGAGGCCATGCAAGAAGATTTGACCGCCATGCGCCTTGATCGCAAAGGGTTTGCCCAACGGTTCGTCAATGCCATGTTTCTCTCCGGCCAGGCACCGGAACACGCCCTGAAGTGGATGCAAACCGAACAATTGAAGGCTCCCACGGACATTGCGACGGCCATATACGAAGACTACGCCCAGCGGGACTACACCCCCCTGCTGCCCTCCATCTCCTGCCCCACCCTGGTTGTTTACGGTCGATCCCGGCACATGTGTTTCGGACCGTCCGCAGGAAGATTCGTGGCCGGCTCCATTCCCGATTCCCGGTTTGCCATACTGGACAAAAGCGGCCATTTGCCGTTTTATGAACAACCCGAAGCCTTCAACGAGTCCATGACGCATTTTCTCAACCAACTGGACGCATAA
- a CDS encoding chalcone isomerase family protein: MKSLPAAVAALLLSLLMHTPAMSAGLAGVILLDSQIVGDQQLFLNGIALREKFVFDVYVAGLYLVDKSSDADAILQNDAPRMMLMHFLRDVDAKDINKAWFEGLEANVKNVTPELRAKFDQLAEMMTDIKEGEVMGFTYDPVAGTDVMVAGQPKGGIPGKDFADALLATWIGPKPGPGKSFKKAILGGQ; the protein is encoded by the coding sequence ATGAAATCATTGCCCGCCGCCGTTGCCGCCTTACTTCTGAGCCTGCTGATGCACACCCCGGCCATGAGTGCAGGGCTCGCAGGCGTAATTCTCCTCGACTCCCAGATTGTTGGAGACCAGCAACTCTTTCTCAACGGCATCGCACTCCGCGAGAAGTTCGTGTTTGACGTGTATGTGGCCGGTCTCTACCTGGTTGATAAATCCAGCGACGCTGACGCCATCCTGCAAAACGACGCTCCCAGGATGATGCTCATGCACTTCCTGCGCGATGTGGACGCGAAAGACATCAACAAAGCCTGGTTCGAAGGCCTTGAGGCCAACGTGAAGAACGTCACCCCGGAACTCAGGGCCAAATTCGATCAATTGGCGGAAATGATGACAGACATAAAGGAAGGCGAAGTCATGGGCTTCACCTATGATCCGGTGGCAGGAACCGATGTCATGGTGGCCGGACAGCCAAAGGGCGGCATACCGGGAAAAGACTTTGCCGATGCCCTTCTGGCTACCTGGATCGGGCCGAAACCGGGGCCGGGCAAGAGCTTCAAGAAAGCCATTCTCGGTGGCCAATAA
- a CDS encoding formate dehydrogenase accessory sulfurtransferase FdhD — translation MSIIRLRAIEGQAGIDKARRPVEDRPIQLASTVTLQRYSEGKLSFKDDLIAEESDLKLQINGQQEAVLARTPGDDLNLVAGYLFACSMIRCPEDIMNMSFAYQGVSRVEVTLMTPRAVRRIYPSPHPFRIRPEKLFEYKELFEQRQNLFKNTGSTHAAALFSAEGQLVSFGEDVGRHNAFDKAIGKSLLEGTLEHATIAMLSSRLALELTTKASTANIPILCGFSAATSSAITYAERNNISLVGRIRKDSFNVYANGWRFK, via the coding sequence ATGTCGATTATCCGTTTGAGAGCCATAGAGGGTCAGGCCGGTATTGATAAGGCCAGGCGGCCTGTCGAGGATCGGCCGATCCAATTGGCGAGTACTGTGACATTACAGCGATATTCCGAGGGAAAGCTGTCCTTCAAGGATGATCTGATCGCAGAGGAATCCGACCTCAAGCTCCAGATCAACGGACAGCAGGAGGCCGTACTTGCGCGAACGCCGGGCGATGACCTGAATCTGGTTGCAGGCTATCTGTTTGCCTGTTCCATGATCCGCTGCCCCGAGGACATCATGAATATGTCGTTCGCCTATCAAGGCGTTTCCCGTGTGGAGGTGACCCTCATGACTCCCCGTGCGGTGCGGCGAATCTATCCTTCGCCGCACCCATTTCGCATCAGGCCGGAAAAACTCTTCGAGTACAAGGAATTGTTCGAGCAGCGGCAGAATCTGTTCAAGAACACGGGGTCCACACATGCGGCAGCCCTGTTTTCGGCAGAGGGTCAACTGGTCTCTTTCGGTGAGGATGTGGGGCGGCATAACGCTTTTGACAAGGCCATCGGCAAATCCCTTCTCGAAGGGACATTGGAGCATGCGACCATAGCCATGCTTTCATCGAGGTTGGCCCTGGAGCTGACCACCAAGGCGAGCACGGCCAATATTCCCATTTTATGCGGTTTTTCCGCAGCCACGAGTTCCGCCATCACCTATGCGGAAAGAAACAACATCAGTCTTGTCGGACGTATCCGGAAAGATTCGTTCAATGTCTACGCGAACGGCTGGCGTTTCAAGTAG
- a CDS encoding formate dehydrogenase accessory protein FdhE: MKSVSAQKTVDSTLNAIKERTRAYMELVEKFGPLFLEKARLQDELLTLEMVVPQIDATRISAGVPILVDEDFSQWAGSMQQAVVRLLPLLSDVLKLPEETWKILQEYLDDPDNISGLAQARIEGNWKHFENTSVQLGIAPYTTLLYISETVFAPVLCAIVDSLGEPLTNLAWDQGYCPVCGSTPSISHLSPKEVTDLDQLIGGGGKKFLHCSLCGHDWRFKRNVCAACGNDDNESREVFYLDDVKYERIEACHKCGKYCLNIDMRECEPHPHLDTVQLGLIHLDIFARKNRLSPISPSLWNGVE; encoded by the coding sequence ATGAAATCCGTTTCCGCTCAGAAGACAGTTGATTCGACTCTCAATGCAATTAAGGAACGTACCCGGGCGTATATGGAACTTGTCGAAAAGTTCGGTCCTCTTTTCCTGGAAAAAGCCCGGTTGCAGGATGAATTGCTCACCCTCGAGATGGTTGTCCCTCAGATAGACGCGACACGAATCAGCGCAGGAGTTCCGATTCTGGTGGATGAAGATTTTTCCCAGTGGGCCGGAAGCATGCAGCAGGCTGTCGTACGGTTGCTCCCCCTGCTTTCGGATGTGCTCAAATTACCCGAAGAGACGTGGAAGATTTTGCAAGAATATCTGGACGATCCCGACAATATTTCGGGGCTTGCCCAGGCTAGGATTGAAGGTAACTGGAAACACTTTGAGAACACCTCCGTACAGCTTGGAATCGCACCGTACACAACATTGCTGTATATTTCAGAGACCGTTTTCGCTCCTGTCTTATGTGCTATAGTTGACAGCTTGGGCGAGCCCCTTACCAATCTGGCATGGGATCAAGGATATTGCCCCGTTTGCGGGTCCACTCCTTCCATTTCACATCTTTCCCCCAAAGAAGTTACCGATTTGGACCAACTGATCGGTGGCGGGGGAAAGAAGTTCCTGCATTGTTCCCTCTGTGGTCACGACTGGCGTTTTAAGCGTAATGTCTGTGCGGCTTGCGGCAATGATGATAATGAATCACGTGAAGTTTTCTATCTTGACGATGTGAAATATGAACGGATCGAGGCCTGCCACAAGTGCGGCAAGTACTGTTTGAATATCGACATGCGCGAGTGTGAACCGCATCCTCATCTGGATACCGTTCAGCTGGGTCTTATCCATCTTGATATCTTTGCTCGGAAAAACAGATTGAGTCCGATTTCGCCGAGCCTTTGGAATGGTGTTGAATAG